A section of the Streptomyces sp. CG1 genome encodes:
- a CDS encoding DNA polymerase ligase N-terminal domain-containing protein, with the protein MAAEDRLRTYHGKRDFERTREPSGQQPRAGGEEPHFVVQIHDARRMHFDFRLQVDDVLKSWSVPKGPSTDPGDKRLAVPTEDHPLEYEDFEGVIPKGEYGGGTVIVWDRGTYEPLSHDRGGRPVEFAESLERGHATFRLHGTKLHGEYALTRFRSGADEEDAWLLVRKGPARSDGHGSPDPRRARSVRTGRTLAQVAADGEK; encoded by the coding sequence GTGGCAGCGGAGGACCGGCTGCGGACGTACCACGGCAAGCGCGACTTCGAGCGGACCCGTGAACCGTCGGGGCAGCAGCCCCGGGCGGGGGGCGAGGAGCCTCACTTCGTGGTGCAGATCCACGACGCACGGCGGATGCACTTCGACTTCCGGCTCCAGGTCGACGACGTCCTGAAGTCCTGGTCGGTCCCGAAGGGCCCGTCCACCGACCCCGGGGACAAGCGGCTGGCCGTGCCGACCGAGGACCATCCGCTGGAGTACGAGGACTTCGAGGGCGTGATCCCGAAGGGCGAGTACGGCGGCGGCACGGTGATCGTGTGGGACCGCGGCACCTATGAGCCGCTCAGCCACGACCGGGGAGGCCGTCCGGTGGAGTTCGCGGAGTCCCTGGAGCGCGGACATGCCACGTTCCGGCTGCACGGGACGAAGCTGCACGGCGAGTACGCGCTGACCCGGTTCCGCAGCGGTGCGGACGAGGAGGATGCCTGGCTGCTGGTGCGCAAGGGCCCGGCGCGGTCGGACGGCCACGGCAGTCCCGATCCCCGGCGGGCCCGCTCGGTGCGCACCGGCCGCACCCTCGCCCAGGTCGCCGCCGACGGCGAGAAGTGA